Part of the Parus major isolate Abel linkage group LGE22, Parus_major1.1, whole genome shotgun sequence genome, CAGACAGTGTCACCTAGTGGGGCACCGGAGCCAGCCCGGGCTGGCTTCCAGTAGGAGCACAGGGAATTCACCCATCTTTCCTCACTGTTTTTGTagatggagagcagcccaggagaGAAGGATTTTAGGTGCTGGTGGAGGAGAGCTGGACATGCCCCAGGAACCCCCCGAGGCAcgggcagcaggggagggggggatcttcccccctgccctgctcaggtgagaccccacctgcagagctgcctccagccctggggcccagcacagggaggatgtGGCGCTGCTGGAATGAGTCTAGGGCAGGCACCAGGAGGATCAGAGGGATGCTGGGATGAAAGGTTGAGAAGATGGGGATTGCTGTCTCATCTCCAGGCTCAAtgacctcattgtggccttccagtgcctgaaggagctgcaggaaagatggagagagacctggagtgccaggacaaggggcagtggctttaaactgccagagggcaaGGGTTAGaggggatattgggaaggaattatTCTCTGTGAGGGGTGGTAGGTCATTGGAATGGATGTCCCAGAgatttccccatccctggaagtgtccaaggccaggttggtcAGAATTCAAAGGAACCTGGGATAGTAGgtggtgtccctgccatggcagggggtggaatgtGATGAGGTTTAAAGGCCCCTgcaactcaaaccattccatgattccatgcCAATTCTATGACCCCTTAAACACTGCCTTTTTGTGAAACAAGACGAATCCAGACTTCAGTTATAATGGAAATGATCCAAACTTTATTGAAGGTTTTGTCGTTAGCAGAACTGTTaagaaagcagaatattttacaCCTCAAGAATCATTAAGATCTAATTCTCTTGAGAATACAGTACAaataaaagctaataaaaaaaagggcctcctcctcccccattcaagattttattatttgtaaaataaatgaagtcAAGTTAAAAAACATTCTGATCTTCAACACTGGCAATCGGAAAATGTCACTGATTCCAGAGATTTTTGCAATGCAGCACAATTTCACAGCTGTAAGGAAAAATTTATGGCAGCTTGATAAAAGTAGGATTTCAGAGTTGTCAAAAGGCCTTAAAAATCTTATCTGCAGTTTAAAATGATAACGAAGAACTccaagtaaaaaaagaaatgacaacaaaacaaaacaaactccacTTCAAATGCCTGTGAAATGCAGAAGTAATGCCCTGCAGGCTGCTCCAAAGTGTTCACTTGTCTTTTGCAGAGacctggcagccagcacagctcctgggatAGCACTGAAATACACGTGGTCCAGCAACGGGCACCATTCCAGTTGTGCAGGGACTCCTCAACTGATCACAGGCAAGTTTGAGACAGAAATTCGCACTGCACTCAGTTTAGGATGCTTTAGTTGTTGGACACGacacacagaaatacttttattattaaaaataagaagccCAGTTGTGCCCTTTCCATGTATTAAAGTGCATTAAGTGACCATTTTAAAGCAGGCCAGAAAGTCCCTTTGAAGTTGGTCCCTAAGCACTGCAGTAGCATTTGTAGTGGTATGGGTGGTGTGTTCCAGAGGCCCTGTCCCACACCAGCACGGCAAGCACAGTGAAATTCCATCAATTGTTAGTGAAATACCTATTGAAGCTCAAAGGGATAAGACAGTAGAGAACAGCTCTGTTCTCGTGCTGGGGACAGACACTACCTGCTGAAGCCATCCCACAGCCAAACATTTGTTCCATGCACCTAAAGAATTTGCAGGCTTCCAGAGTTTTCTAGCTGAGATAATTTGTATGTAGATTCCCTTAATGCTGATGTGCAGTGCAGCATCACTTCCTCCAGGAGAGCTGTTTGTTAAAGCTAAAAATACCCATTTCAAAAGGCCCAGCACCTTGCAGCAAGTTTTTTTAGTAAAAGGCCAATTtattcatcatcatcatcttcataGTAGCGATTCCTTTTGATCTGTTCTTCCACAGATAGATCTTCCATGTCTTCACCCTCCCAAAAACCAACATCTTGGGATTTACGATTCTGGTTTGGAGATGATTCCTTGGCGGTCACAACATTGGCTAAGCTGGAATGTTTAGGAGAATTTGGTTCAAGGAGTTCTTCCTTTGGAATTTCTCGCTCCTCTGTAGCGTGTTCTTCCTCATCTGTGTCTGCATTCATCTGGCCATTCTCTACAACACTGTGCTCTGTTTTATTACCAGACAattccccttcttcctccacGTTTTTCTCCCCGGCATTCTGGATGTTCCTATGCTTAaccctcttttccttttgttttttctctacGACAACCTCTCTCTCCAGTTCCTCACTCCTTTTCAAGGTGTCTCTCTCTTCCTTAGAGGGAGATGGAGAATTCTCTGTTTTATGGCCTTTAACAGATACTGTTCTAAATGAGGCTGCGACTGTGAAGGGGCGACTTCGCTCCTTCAGCGAGGAAGATCTTCTTAACTTTTTGAGATCCTGATCCACATCTTCCTGCACATCTGGCTTGGAAATCTCTTCTTCTGGAGGCCACTTGGGTTTGAGTACTTTGATGCCCTCATCTAAGGCACTTCCTTGGATACTTTGGTCAGATGGAGGTGGCCAGGCAATCCTgagcttttttgtttctgcaggtctttcttctctttcaggcACAGCTGAAGCTTTTGCTTCCATACTCGCTGCCAGAACCCCCACTTTTGCAATCGGGGCATCCTCTACTCCTGGGCTTTGTGGAGTTTCTGCTGCATTCACACCATGGACTGTTTTCTCTGGGGATTCTTCACCTTCAGTTTTACCTGCCCACAATTCCTTATGCTGCTTGTGTCCAAAGCCCTCATCATAATTGCCTTTGGACTTGAAGAGCTGATTGAAGTGAGGCTTGCAGTAGATGTTCCCACGCAGAGACGCGTACGTCCCGAGGCTGTTCAGGAAACACAGACCAAACATTAGAGCTCAAGGCCACCAACACAGGCATCTGTTTTAGTTGTGTTACAGAAGAGATTCAATTGCAGTCTTCCACATGTTCAGAAAGACAAGATTACAGCCCTCAGGGTTTGTATGGCTCTTTCTAGGAGCTCTTTACAAAGCTGGACATTCTATTTTTCCCCACTTAAAACTACATTAAGAGTTTAAAAATGGCATCAAGTGTGGCAGGCACTGGCAGAAGTAGGCCTGTGTTACCTCCCCTACACAAATCACTGGATTATGGTGACTTCCAGCTCAGCTAGACCTGAGCAACacctttcctcagctgtgggAGGAAAATTCACTTCCCAGAGGGCAGCCAAGGGAGCAGTGCACATACCTGAGTTTGCTGTTGCAATAGGAACAGCGGAAGCAGCTGATGTGAAACACCTGCTGGTTGGCAAAGAGCCTTTCCATGGGGTACACTGTCTTCTGACACCCAACACAGGTTTCCTTCATTGGCAACTGGAATTTCTACGAGGGGAAGAGAAAGTTTGTTAACTGGAAAACACATCAGCTGCTGGGGACTTGGCGTGGGTTCATGCACAGCTTCCTGAACTCTCAAGAACTGCAGAGAGTCACTTTCTCTAGTTCTGGTGCAGCAGGCTCTGGTGGGCAGCGAGAAGCTACAACGGGCCCAGGGGATTGCTGTGGCTTGACAAGATTTTACCCCAGTGAATCCCACAGCTGAAGCATCACATGCTGAGCAATGGTTGGGAAAGAACAGTGAGAGCACTTAAAGTGAGCCCGTTCCCCAAAGCTGTCTCATCCTTTCCTGCAACCTCAGTTTTTATTGATAGGAGAATGATGAAGCATTCCAGTTGATTACAATCAGTGTGAGACttaccaaaataataaaaatagcagaggaaaagagaatcttgaaatggtttgggttggaaaggaccttgatgatcatctagttccaatcccctgccatggtcagggacactGCCCACCTGAAGAGTTGAAATAGCCTCAAAAGGTGCAgggtgggagagggaaggagtgAAACAGGCTACCCCAATGGTTTGAAATGATCCAATTTTTGTTAAATCTTTTTCTCAAAGAGGAGGAAATAGTCTGAGCACCAATACAACAGCAGGAAACACTCCTGACTTCACTTGTAAACAATTCCAGCTCTAGCCCAAAGAAACCACACTCAGGTTTCAGGACTCACAGCCCCCCAAAACTTGCTCAAGATTCAAAGTGAGCAGAGCTTTGAGGTTAAACAGCTAAAATTCTTATGTGCTTACTAAATTTCCTGAGGGTTTAGTGCAGGGATAAACTTGAGCACTGAGGAGTCGAGTGTCACCGTTGTGCAGCAATGATCAAGGGTTTGTTTTCAGACCGCATCAAGGAAGCAAGAACACCGTGAGAAAAGGTCACTGGATGCCATTTACTTCTTCAAATCTATTAACACCGGCCAACGGAGAGGACACTTGACAgcataaatgaaataataaaacattgaCATTTTAAGGCTGTATGTTGATTACAAGTGATTTAGCAGCCCAGCCACCACTCCAGGTCTGCACAGACATAGCGTGGCTTCTCCTTGGCAAAGAATTACCTGCTACAAACTTACAGAAAGCTTTATGGAAAAATCCGAtggctgaaggaaaaacaggaaggTCACAGGAAGACATAAtcacaaatttatttataacaGTCTAGAAACAATGGTTAGGAATCAAAGTTCCAGTGTGTAAGGGCAGATTGCTGAAGATGGAGCCAGCTCAAGTCACTTTGTCACAACCATAAAGTTTGCTGCcaatttaattccattttaatgtGTATTTCAGGGTTTCCAGGCATTGCTTGAAGTTACAGTAGATTAAAGTTTTGATGATGACAGCTTCAATAACAAAATTCAGAGCTCTTCTTGAAAAAGAATCCACAGTTTCTAGGTGCTGCCAAAACTCTGAATCTTGAGTCACTAAatgaaatctcaaaaaaaaatgagatttactgatgcaaacaaaaatctgaTCACCCCTGCTTGCCACGTGGAACAAGGCAGCAACAATTCACTTGCCCACCAAAATGTTTTCTCCCTGAAAGCTCAGTTTGGCATAAGGGTTTTACACAGTGACACAACAGTGCTGGCACATGCTTCTGCAATCACATCCCCATCCAAGGAGAGGGACTTACTTGCATACAATGAGCCCTATATCTGTGGAGAGACGCTTTGGGCTGTGAAGAGACAGAAATTCCTTTCCAGGATACTACAGAGAGGAGCTACAGGAGGAAGATGAGGCCCCATAAGCATAAAAAGGACTTGAGAGAAAGCTGAGAGTTGAGCTCACATTAGGAGGGAAgcagaaggcaggaggagaggttAGGAACCAAGAACAGGAGacagaagctggaaaagacaaatAGGAACCTTGCATGAATAAACAGAAGCTTCTACCTCACAGTGCAGCATTAAAGCAGTAACTGGGCAAAAGGCTAAAATGGTTTTGATAATCTCAAGAGAGCAGAGAGCACCAGGATGTGCAGGTTTTGTGTCTCAGACCAGCATCACACAACTCTCACTGCCAGATCAAATTTCCCCTACTGGCATTTCTCCCCTGCACACTGGGAAGTCAGATCTCCCCAGTCTgtgagctcagggctgtgtcctccCAAAGATggggaaaacaacaaaagcccAGTTGTTTCCTCAGGAGTGAGCCAGGAAGTGTGTGGCAGCCTAGGGAATCAGCATCCCACCCCCAGACAACACACGTGATGATCAAAATGTCCAGTGCTGCCATTTGTTGT contains:
- the LIMA1 gene encoding LIM domain and actin-binding protein 1 isoform X1; the protein is MEPSPFNRRQWTSQSLKITAKELSLVNKNKSSALAERFSKYQKAAEEATAEKKRSNTENLPAHLTRGNLSVLKKKWENPVLAAECGREAIRSEPRHKVGSGRSPSPSPGAGAAPGQPQCPAGDTEPHSPSRDSGGMENCAREPWDMEKPEASERSESPGRIEKYNVPLSKLKMMFEKGEAPQAKGPREPRRAAVGRRISENSLSLEDCDATQGERSHSTAGYLVETSPGLSPEKAETRKNLDMPRLSETSIKDRLAKYQAAVSKQGTSSGLIPMSEIQASESEVKNYKSGQKENMAPIEDSNSCQDGEKVSVGENSLSLHSGLLEDGHVGQSESEAEAQKPITSKQQNLGAKAAGQTEASPPKAVKKFQLPMKETCVGCQKTVYPMERLFANQQVFHISCFRCSYCNSKLSLGTYASLRGNIYCKPHFNQLFKSKGNYDEGFGHKQHKELWAGKTEGEESPEKTVHGVNAAETPQSPGVEDAPIAKVGVLAASMEAKASAVPEREERPAETKKLRIAWPPPSDQSIQGSALDEGIKVLKPKWPPEEEISKPDVQEDVDQDLKKLRRSSSLKERSRPFTVAASFRTVSVKGHKTENSPSPSKEERDTLKRSEELEREVVVEKKQKEKRVKHRNIQNAGEKNVEEEGELSGNKTEHSVVENGQMNADTDEEEHATEEREIPKEELLEPNSPKHSSLANVVTAKESSPNQNRKSQDVGFWEGEDMEDLSVEEQIKRNRYYEDDDDE
- the LIMA1 gene encoding LIM domain and actin-binding protein 1 isoform X3; its protein translation is MENCAREPWDMEKPEASERSESPGRIEKYNVPLSKLKMMFEKGEAPQAKGPREPRRAAVGRRISENSLSLEDCDATQGERSHSTAGYLVETSPGLSPEKAETRKNLDMPRLSETSIKDRLAKYQAAVSKQGTSSGLIPMSEIQASESEVKNYKSGQKENMAPIEDSNSCQDGEKVSVGENSLSLHSGLLEDGHVGQSESEAEAQKPITSKQQNLGAKAAGQTEASPPKAVKKFQLPMKETCVGCQKTVYPMERLFANQQVFHISCFRCSYCNSKLSLGTYASLRGNIYCKPHFNQLFKSKGNYDEGFGHKQHKELWAGKTEGEESPEKTVHGVNAAETPQSPGVEDAPIAKVGVLAASMEAKASAVPEREERPAETKKLRIAWPPPSDQSIQGSALDEGIKVLKPKWPPEEEISKPDVQEDVDQDLKKLRRSSSLKERSRPFTVAASFRTVSVKGHKTENSPSPSKEERDTLKRSEELEREVVVEKKQKEKRVKHRNIQNAGEKNVEEEGELSGNKTEHSVVENGQMNADTDEEEHATEEREIPKEELLEPNSPKHSSLANVVTAKESSPNQNRKSQDVGFWEGEDMEDLSVEEQIKRNRYYEDDDDE
- the LIMA1 gene encoding LIM domain and actin-binding protein 1 isoform X2; amino-acid sequence: MEPSPFNRRQWTSQSLKITAKELSLVNKNKSSALAERFSKYQKAAEEATAEKKRSNTENLPAHLTRGNLSVLKKKWENPVLAAECGREAIRSEPRHKVGSGRSPSPSPGAGAAPGQPQCPAGDTEPHSPSRDSGGMENCAREPWDMEKPEASERSESPGRIEKYNVPLSKLKMMFEKGEAPQAKGPREPRRAAVGRRISENSLSLEDCDATQGERSHSTAGYLVETSPGLSPEKAETRKNLDMPRLSETSIKDRLAKYQAAVSKQGTSSGLIPMVSVGENSLSLHSGLLEDGHVGQSESEAEAQKPITSKQQNLGAKAAGQTEASPPKAVKKFQLPMKETCVGCQKTVYPMERLFANQQVFHISCFRCSYCNSKLSLGTYASLRGNIYCKPHFNQLFKSKGNYDEGFGHKQHKELWAGKTEGEESPEKTVHGVNAAETPQSPGVEDAPIAKVGVLAASMEAKASAVPEREERPAETKKLRIAWPPPSDQSIQGSALDEGIKVLKPKWPPEEEISKPDVQEDVDQDLKKLRRSSSLKERSRPFTVAASFRTVSVKGHKTENSPSPSKEERDTLKRSEELEREVVVEKKQKEKRVKHRNIQNAGEKNVEEEGELSGNKTEHSVVENGQMNADTDEEEHATEEREIPKEELLEPNSPKHSSLANVVTAKESSPNQNRKSQDVGFWEGEDMEDLSVEEQIKRNRYYEDDDDE